A window of Ignavibacteriales bacterium genomic DNA:
TGCCAAACGGGAATAGATACTTCGTGTTTTCAAATGGCGCAGCTGAGAGAGTCACGGATTCATTGGTTTCGTATCGCTATGACTCAAGAAACTTTGACTTGGATACATCCACTGCAGAATTGGTCTTGAACAGGTTTAACAGTCCGATCGGAACAGCGTGGCGGTCCTTTGAAATGCAAGCCGATCCGAGAGGTATGATCGCGAAAATGGAACAATCATCCTCGTCAGTCTGGTTTGGGGAAATTGTCGAGATGAAATTGATCTCGTATTACACCCAATCAGGGTTGTTTGGCGCAAATAATTACTACTCGAAGAAGCATGGTTTGGTTTATTCAGCACTTGAAGGCGGTGCTTCGTACGAGTTGACGGGTGCAAGGATTGGAGGAGTTGTCTACGGGGTGATTACAGGAATCGTCAACTCACATAGCAAAATGCCTGGTGGCTTTAGTGTTGCCAACCCGTATCCGAATCCCTTCAACTCATCGACGACAATTGAATACACGCTGTCAGAGGAAAACGTGGTTTCAATTTCAGTCTATGGAATTCTCGGTAATCTGGTCAAAAGCCTTCAGCCTGAGAAAAGATCCCAGGGAGTTTACCTCGTCCGATGGAATCTCGATGACGAAGCCGGCAGAAAGCTCCCAAGTGGGGTGTATTTCTTCAGGATAAGTAGCGGGAGGAACGGCGTCATAAGGAAAGTACTCGCAATTCAATAACCAACATTGACAAAAGGAGCCGCTTATGCGATACCTCATCCTATTATTGGCACTAATCGGGTTGATGAGTCCGGCGCATGTCTGCGCCCAAGACTCGTTCTGCGGATCTAGCACTGGGGGGAGCCAGCAACAAGTGCTGGATAACACAACCTTTCCGTCATATGGAGGCATATGGCTACCCTCTACTGGAACGATCAAAGCATATGTCGTCTTTGTGCAGTTCAAAGATCAATCGATTACTGACGCCAATTGGCCGGCGAACTCGCTTCCTAATTGGGGAGCGAGTTTCGTCGCTAGCTCGGTTGATCAAAACGGGAATTATCCGACAGGAAGCCTCTCTAAGCGGATGTACGGTTTTTCAAATGGTGCGCTTCATGTCATAGGAGACTATTATCCCCAAGTTGTTCTTACCGATCTGAACGCAAACGAGTATTCGAGTTACGGGCAGGTGAATTATGAGATCCTGCAAAGAATCGACCAAAACGTGAATTTTGCATTGTACGATAACTTTAACTACAGTGGCGACTATGATGTTGTCCCTGGTGCTGACAATCGTGTTGACCTTGTCATATTGATTTACAGGAGTGTACCTCAGACAGCACCCTATTTCTGGTGGGGGATTGCCGAACTCGGCTTTGATAGCTGTCCCACAAATGATAATGGGAGAGTCATATATGGCGGCGCGCCGGGATCTGGCCTTACAGTGGCTTTTCATCCTAATGATGGCGCAGGCACTGTTATGCCATTTGACGATGCCGTGGGACTAGCGGTCCACGAAACCTCACACTTCTTTTTCGGCCGTGGTCACTTCATCCACAACTTCGCTACTCTCGGTGCAATGAGCGATGAAAACGGCGGGAGTTCATTTAACTCTGTCGAGAGAAGATGGCTCGGATGGATGGATTTCACATATCCTAGTTCTGATCCCACCACGGTCACACTAAGAGATTTCTTTACAACCCGAGATGCTTGCGCGGTGCAAATCGGTACCTCAAACCAATGGTTTGTTATCGAAAACAGACAAAGAATAGATCCTCTTGATAAGGCCCCTTACCCTGGTGTCTATGTCTATTTCTTTGACGGCTACTATTGGGGTGGTCTTGACATAGTAAGTGCAGATGGCCGGTGGAATTGGGCGTGGAATTACTCTTCACAACAAGCAGAAAAATCTTCAGCGAATCCTTCAACAGGTAGATCAAAACTGCAGCTGGTCGATCTCGCTGGCGTTGACCGGAAACCGCCGGGGTTCAATGGAGATAGTCTTGATCCGTTTAATTTTGGGTATAAGACTACGCTTGTTCCAAATGCCAATCCATCAAGTTACACGCGTGATGGCATGCTTAGTAATATCGCGATGCAGTTGGTCAGTGCAAACGATGGTGCCTTCACAATAAAGATCTACAAGAATGCGATTTCAGGATCAGTCTCAGGGAACATCGCCACAAACACCGTCTGGGCTGGAAACGTCATTGCTACAGGTTCGGTTACCGTGAACTCAGGAGTAAGCCTGGTGATCTTGCCGGGTTCAACAGTAAGTTTCGCGAACGGCACTTCTCTCACAGTGTACGGTACTCTCAGCGCCACGGATGCAACCTTCACCAGTTCCTCTACTTGGAGTGGAATCGTAATAAGTGGAACTGGGGCTAATAATTCTTCATTGGAAAACTGCACCATTGAGCACGTTCTGACTTATGGAGGTTCTGCGCTCACCGTCAACGGCGCATCTGGCGTCAAGATTCACTACTGCAACATATCCAACAACGCCAGTTTTGGGACCGGCGGAGTGTCATTCATTGATGCAGGTGATCCGGAAATCTACCACAACACCATTAGCTCCAATGGTGGTTACGGTGTCAGGTT
This region includes:
- a CDS encoding right-handed parallel beta-helix repeat-containing protein, whose translation is MRYLILLLALIGLMSPAHVCAQDSFCGSSTGGSQQQVLDNTTFPSYGGIWLPSTGTIKAYVVFVQFKDQSITDANWPANSLPNWGASFVASSVDQNGNYPTGSLSKRMYGFSNGALHVIGDYYPQVVLTDLNANEYSSYGQVNYEILQRIDQNVNFALYDNFNYSGDYDVVPGADNRVDLVILIYRSVPQTAPYFWWGIAELGFDSCPTNDNGRVIYGGAPGSGLTVAFHPNDGAGTVMPFDDAVGLAVHETSHFFFGRGHFIHNFATLGAMSDENGGSSFNSVERRWLGWMDFTYPSSDPTTVTLRDFFTTRDACAVQIGTSNQWFVIENRQRIDPLDKAPYPGVYVYFFDGYYWGGLDIVSADGRWNWAWNYSSQQAEKSSANPSTGRSKLQLVDLAGVDRKPPGFNGDSLDPFNFGYKTTLVPNANPSSYTRDGMLSNIAMQLVSANDGAFTIKIYKNAISGSVSGNIATNTVWAGNVIATGSVTVNSGVSLVILPGSTVSFANGTSLTVYGTLSATDATFTSSSTWSGIVISGTGANNSSLENCTIEHVLTYGGSALTVNGASGVKIHYCNISNNASFGTGGVSFIDAGDPEIYHNTISSNGGYGVRFYNTNGNIWENTITSNAEGGVYCNSAAHPAFGRVGYYYSTSKGNNTISGGYYGVQLNSWSSAYIGSTNNSSYGYNRITSTTTARVFAGAYCEAVAEQTWWGANPPDPV
- a CDS encoding T9SS type A sorting domain-containing protein → MKNHRRTENKKETELKMLYIENSKCRVLLTFFLVVQSIGSSLCFGQDFYPLQAGDVWQYKVTFQGDFNGYSTKQIIRDTLMPNGNRYFVFSNGAAERVTDSLVSYRYDSRNFDLDTSTAELVLNRFNSPIGTAWRSFEMQADPRGMIAKMEQSSSSVWFGEIVEMKLISYYTQSGLFGANNYYSKKHGLVYSALEGGASYELTGARIGGVVYGVITGIVNSHSKMPGGFSVANPYPNPFNSSTTIEYTLSEENVVSISVYGILGNLVKSLQPEKRSQGVYLVRWNLDDEAGRKLPSGVYFFRISSGRNGVIRKVLAIQ